One Glaciihabitans arcticus DNA window includes the following coding sequences:
- a CDS encoding HNH endonuclease signature motif containing protein gives MTHTGTLLDQLAALAAEPVGVLRDGDLLTRVSYAEELGRLADALRVTAAAEVEARSRIELGPEGLSRRMGHARASHLVEQLTRASASSIASRLTVGRMIAPRATLDGTPLLALYPRVAAAVGCGEIGIDVARVITHNLEQAAPSCSVDDLATAETALVDQALSSSADLVAIQARIWRDTLDPDGTLPREERLHTQRSLRIGRERDGMARVTLDTSGVNLAEIRAIFGAYASPRITPRFRDESDIDPASPDLETRTNAQRGHDVFMGLVRAGHQSDATRPGPRVAVHVTVRENDLQTGTGVAWLDDVDEPIAASSIDELVCSGGTRKAVIDESGAVLHLGQTERYFTPAQQTALAIRDGGCAFPGCTAPPAWTDAHHALFWKAHDGPTDVDNGVLLCPPHHRLLHSGGFHLKMLNGVPYFRAPAHLDPTRAWRRGQQNRALTALRR, from the coding sequence ATGACCCACACCGGCACACTTCTCGACCAGCTCGCAGCACTCGCTGCCGAGCCCGTCGGTGTGCTTCGAGATGGCGATCTGCTGACCCGCGTCAGCTACGCGGAAGAGCTCGGCCGACTCGCTGACGCCTTGAGGGTCACGGCCGCGGCGGAGGTCGAGGCGCGCTCCCGCATCGAGCTGGGACCGGAGGGGCTATCCCGCCGCATGGGCCACGCCCGCGCCTCGCACCTGGTTGAGCAGCTCACCCGCGCGTCGGCGTCGTCGATCGCTTCGCGGCTCACGGTCGGGCGGATGATCGCCCCACGCGCCACCCTCGACGGCACCCCGCTCCTTGCCCTCTATCCGCGAGTGGCCGCCGCAGTGGGTTGCGGCGAGATCGGGATCGATGTGGCGAGAGTGATCACCCACAACCTCGAACAGGCGGCACCCTCCTGCTCCGTCGACGACCTCGCCACCGCCGAGACCGCACTCGTCGATCAGGCACTGTCATCATCCGCCGACCTGGTCGCGATCCAGGCTCGTATCTGGCGCGACACCCTCGACCCTGACGGCACCCTGCCCCGAGAAGAACGACTGCACACCCAACGCTCGCTTCGCATCGGGCGCGAACGCGACGGCATGGCCCGCGTCACCCTCGACACCTCCGGCGTCAACCTCGCCGAGATTCGCGCCATCTTCGGCGCCTACGCCTCACCCCGCATCACACCCCGGTTCCGCGACGAATCCGACATCGACCCCGCCTCCCCCGACCTCGAGACCCGCACAAACGCCCAACGCGGCCACGACGTCTTCATGGGACTCGTGCGCGCCGGCCACCAATCCGACGCAACCCGTCCCGGACCTCGCGTCGCGGTCCACGTCACCGTGCGCGAGAACGACCTGCAGACCGGAACGGGTGTCGCGTGGCTGGACGACGTGGACGAGCCCATCGCGGCGAGCTCAATCGATGAACTCGTCTGCTCGGGAGGCACCCGCAAGGCCGTCATCGACGAGAGCGGCGCCGTGCTCCACCTCGGACAAACCGAACGCTACTTCACCCCCGCACAACAAACAGCGCTGGCAATCCGTGATGGCGGCTGCGCGTTCCCGGGCTGCACCGCGCCACCCGCCTGGACAGACGCCCACCACGCACTCTTCTGGAAAGCCCACGACGGTCCCACGGACGTCGACAACGGAGTCCTGCTCTGCCCACCGCACCATCGACTCCTCCACAGCGGAGGCTTCCACCTCAAGATGCTGAACGGAGTCCCCTACTTCCGAGCACCCGCACACCTCGATCCCACCCGCGCGTGGCGCCGCGGCCAACAGAATCGCGCACTGACCGCGCTGCGGCGGTGA
- the lexA gene encoding transcriptional repressor LexA, with product MADIDNTEAASERPGTRRRKSLSEKQMAILEVIQRAVSSQGYPPSMREIGDAVGLASLSSVTHQLNQLELSGYLRRDPNRPRALEILIELPSQSEDFENSTPVGDAAMVPLVGRIAAGIPITAEQQVDEVFPLPRQLVGKGELFMLKVVGDSMIDAAICDGDWIVVRQQKTAENGDIVAAMLDNEATVKVFQQRDGHTWLLPRNSQFAPILGDYADVLGKVVAVLRSL from the coding sequence ATGGCCGACATCGACAACACCGAAGCGGCTTCCGAGCGCCCCGGCACGCGTCGCCGCAAAAGCCTGAGCGAGAAGCAGATGGCGATCCTCGAGGTCATCCAGCGCGCAGTGTCCAGCCAGGGTTACCCGCCGAGCATGCGTGAGATCGGTGATGCCGTCGGCCTCGCCTCCCTCTCGAGCGTGACCCACCAGCTCAACCAGCTGGAGCTGAGCGGCTACCTGCGACGCGACCCCAACCGTCCGCGTGCGCTCGAGATCCTCATCGAACTGCCCTCGCAGTCCGAGGACTTCGAGAACAGCACCCCTGTTGGCGACGCCGCCATGGTGCCGCTCGTAGGTCGCATTGCCGCCGGCATCCCGATCACAGCGGAGCAGCAGGTGGATGAGGTCTTCCCGCTGCCGCGCCAGCTGGTGGGCAAGGGCGAGCTCTTTATGCTCAAGGTCGTCGGAGACTCGATGATCGACGCCGCGATCTGCGACGGTGACTGGATCGTCGTACGCCAGCAGAAGACCGCGGAGAACGGTGACATCGTCGCGGCCATGCTCGACAACGAGGCAACCGTGAAGGTGTTCCAGCAGCGCGACGGCCACACCTGGCTGCTGCCGCGCAACAGCCAGTTCGCGCCCATCCTCGGCGACTACGCCGATGTGCTCGGCAAGGTTGTTGCGGTTCTGCGCTCGCTCTAG
- a CDS encoding histidinol-phosphate transaminase, with protein MADFSQLPIRDDLRGLTPYGAPQNTVRVALNVNENTHPIPEDVARDIVESIAGAILTVNRYPDREFTELRESLARYLNEETPDAQLGADHIWAANGSNEVLQQILQAFGGPGRTVLGFPPTYSMHSIISAGTGTQWIAGERDEQYTLTPETVTRWIEQTDPDLVFLCSPNNPTGTPLSLETIEAAYAASRGIVVVDEAYAEFAPSELPTAVSLLEGRERLIVSRTMSKAFAFAGARVGYLAADPAVSDALRLVRLPYHLSALTQAAAVAALRHAPEMLAMVGDIREQRDRLIVELEKLGYAPLPSWSNFVLFGGVDDPNAVFEALLEQDILIRDVGIPNHLRVTAGTAAETTVFLEALARL; from the coding sequence GTGGCTGACTTCTCCCAACTTCCCATTCGTGATGACCTGCGTGGACTGACGCCTTACGGCGCGCCGCAGAACACCGTGCGCGTCGCGCTCAACGTCAACGAGAACACGCACCCGATCCCCGAAGACGTCGCCCGCGACATCGTGGAATCGATCGCAGGCGCCATCCTCACCGTCAACCGCTACCCCGACCGCGAGTTCACCGAACTGCGGGAGAGCCTCGCGCGATACCTCAACGAAGAAACCCCCGACGCACAGCTCGGCGCTGACCACATCTGGGCGGCCAACGGATCCAACGAGGTGCTGCAGCAGATCCTGCAGGCCTTCGGCGGTCCCGGACGTACCGTGCTCGGCTTCCCGCCCACCTACTCAATGCACTCGATCATCTCCGCGGGCACAGGAACCCAGTGGATCGCCGGGGAGCGCGACGAGCAGTACACGCTCACCCCCGAGACGGTGACCCGTTGGATCGAGCAGACCGACCCCGATCTCGTGTTTCTCTGCTCTCCGAACAACCCCACCGGAACACCGCTCAGCCTCGAGACCATCGAGGCCGCCTATGCGGCCTCCCGAGGCATTGTTGTCGTCGACGAGGCCTACGCCGAATTCGCCCCCAGCGAGCTGCCCACAGCCGTGAGCCTGCTCGAGGGGCGCGAGCGCCTCATCGTGAGCCGCACCATGAGCAAGGCCTTCGCTTTCGCGGGAGCCCGCGTCGGCTACCTCGCCGCAGACCCGGCCGTCTCCGATGCGCTGCGACTCGTGCGCCTGCCGTACCACTTGTCCGCACTCACCCAGGCGGCCGCCGTCGCAGCCCTGCGGCACGCGCCCGAGATGCTCGCCATGGTCGGCGACATCCGTGAGCAGCGTGACCGCCTCATCGTCGAACTCGAGAAGCTAGGCTACGCGCCGCTGCCCAGCTGGTCCAACTTCGTGCTGTTCGGCGGGGTTGACGACCCGAACGCCGTGTTCGAGGCCCTGCTCGAGCAGGACATCCTGATTCGGGATGTCGGCATCCCGAACCACCTGCGCGTCACCGCCGGGACCGCGGCCGAGACGACGGTGTTCCTCGAGGCTCTTGCGCGACTCTGA
- the hisB gene encoding imidazoleglycerol-phosphate dehydratase HisB produces MSTEPRVARIQRETSESSIELSINLDGTGTSDIETSVPFYNHLLTAFAKHSLVDLTVRATGDTDIDVHHTVEDIGIALGTAIRQALGDKSGIARFGDALVPLDEALVQAVVDVSGRPFLVHTGEPAGFEFHLIGGHFTGSMVRHVFEAIAFNAGLTVHVTVLGGRDPHHIAEAEFKAFARAFRQAVQLDARVSGIPSTKGKL; encoded by the coding sequence ATGAGCACCGAGCCCCGCGTCGCCCGAATCCAGCGTGAGACGAGCGAGTCCAGCATCGAGCTGTCGATCAACCTCGACGGCACCGGAACGTCCGACATCGAGACGTCGGTGCCCTTCTACAACCACCTTCTGACCGCGTTCGCCAAGCACTCGCTCGTTGATCTGACCGTGCGCGCGACAGGTGACACCGACATCGACGTGCACCACACGGTAGAAGACATCGGCATCGCGCTCGGCACGGCAATCCGCCAGGCCCTCGGCGACAAGTCCGGCATCGCTCGTTTCGGCGACGCGCTCGTTCCCCTCGACGAGGCCCTGGTGCAGGCGGTGGTGGATGTCTCGGGGCGCCCCTTCCTCGTCCACACGGGTGAGCCGGCCGGGTTCGAGTTCCACCTCATCGGTGGACACTTCACCGGTTCCATGGTGCGCCACGTCTTCGAGGCGATCGCGTTCAACGCGGGCCTGACCGTACACGTCACCGTGCTCGGCGGGCGCGACCCGCACCACATCGCCGAAGCTGAGTTCAAGGCATTCGCGCGCGCCTTCCGCCAGGCCGTGCAGCTCGATGCCCGCGTCAGCGGCATCCCGTCGACAAAGGGAAAGCTGTGA
- the hisH gene encoding imidazole glycerol phosphate synthase subunit HisH, whose product MASPTVVVLDYGSGNVHSAAKALELAGARVELTADRDRVDAADGLLVPGVGAFSAVMDALATVRGGALIERRLTGSRPVLGICVGMQVLFEHGVERGNDTPGLGEWPGSVTELEAPVLPHMGWNTVETPKDTRLFAGLEDERFYFVHSFAAQTWELDVQPPFPAPLLTWAEHGSRFLAAVENGPLTATQFHPEKSGEPGIRLLKNWLATL is encoded by the coding sequence GTGGCCTCACCCACCGTTGTTGTGCTCGACTACGGCTCCGGCAACGTGCACTCGGCCGCCAAGGCGCTCGAGCTGGCCGGCGCCCGCGTCGAGCTGACCGCCGATCGCGATCGCGTGGACGCCGCCGACGGCCTGCTCGTGCCCGGTGTCGGTGCGTTCTCGGCGGTAATGGACGCGCTCGCGACAGTGCGCGGTGGTGCGCTCATCGAGCGACGCCTCACCGGATCCCGCCCGGTTCTCGGAATCTGCGTCGGCATGCAGGTGCTGTTCGAGCACGGTGTCGAGCGCGGCAACGACACACCGGGCCTCGGCGAATGGCCCGGCAGTGTGACCGAGCTCGAAGCGCCGGTGCTGCCGCACATGGGTTGGAACACCGTTGAGACCCCCAAGGACACCCGCCTCTTCGCCGGCCTCGAAGACGAGCGCTTCTACTTCGTGCACTCGTTCGCCGCGCAGACCTGGGAGCTCGACGTGCAGCCGCCCTTCCCTGCGCCGCTGCTGACCTGGGCCGAACACGGCAGCCGTTTTCTCGCCGCGGTGGAGAACGGCCCGCTGACCGCCACTCAGTTCCACCCCGAGAAATCGGGCGAACCGGGCATCCGGTTGCTCAAGAATTGGCTTGCCACGCTCTAA
- the priA gene encoding bifunctional 1-(5-phosphoribosyl)-5-((5-phosphoribosylamino)methylideneamino)imidazole-4-carboxamide isomerase/phosphoribosylanthranilate isomerase PriA yields the protein MSEFSRTPGLTLLPAVDVAGGKAVRLVQGEAGSETNYGDPVEAANAWVNQGAEWIHLVDLDAAFGRGNNHNTIEKVIKNTPRSVNVELSGGIRDDASLEAALSTGAKRINLGTAALENPEWAAHVIAEFGEAIAVGLDVRGTTLAARGWTQEGGDLWAVLDRLERAGCSRYVVTDVTKDGTLLGPNLELLQQVMEHTHKPVIASGGIANLDDIADLRALVPQGLEGAIVGKALYNKAFTLAEALDVAGD from the coding sequence ATGAGCGAGTTCAGCAGAACCCCGGGTCTCACCCTCCTCCCGGCGGTCGACGTCGCTGGCGGCAAGGCCGTGCGACTGGTGCAGGGCGAGGCCGGTTCGGAGACGAACTACGGCGACCCCGTCGAAGCCGCCAACGCGTGGGTGAACCAGGGCGCCGAGTGGATCCACCTCGTCGACCTCGACGCGGCCTTCGGCCGTGGCAACAACCACAACACCATCGAGAAGGTCATCAAGAACACCCCCCGCAGCGTCAATGTCGAGCTGTCCGGTGGAATTCGGGATGACGCGAGCCTCGAAGCCGCACTGTCGACCGGTGCCAAGCGCATCAACCTCGGTACCGCTGCCCTCGAGAACCCCGAGTGGGCGGCCCACGTCATCGCGGAGTTCGGCGAAGCCATCGCGGTCGGCCTGGACGTTCGCGGCACGACCCTCGCGGCCCGCGGCTGGACCCAGGAGGGCGGCGACCTCTGGGCCGTGCTCGACCGCCTGGAGCGCGCCGGCTGCAGTCGTTACGTCGTAACCGACGTCACCAAGGACGGCACGCTGCTCGGCCCGAACCTCGAATTGCTGCAGCAGGTCATGGAGCACACCCACAAGCCGGTCATCGCTTCCGGTGGCATCGCGAACCTCGACGACATCGCCGACCTGCGCGCACTCGTGCCGCAGGGACTCGAGGGTGCGATCGTCGGCAAGGCGCTCTACAACAAGGCGTTTACGCTCGCCGAAGCCCTCGACGTCGCGGGCGACTAG
- a CDS encoding SseB family protein, with product MAGGSDSAGTPWEGRHFEPNDSAEDDGSAPERLIEALRRFRSRELGEPEVIEAIRESRFLIPLLATLGESEVGEHGHLVDKTQELSIVTVTAPDGRKILPVFTSVTSMGEWNPVARPVPANAVRIALAAASEQTDLVVIDPTSDTEYVIRRPALWSIAQSESWLPSYADEAVLDAFAAGAEGEAAVQSIGLAAGDPDARLAGPELVVLLTLANGLAREDLAALLARMQERWSASEIIATRVDSLRVQLVASS from the coding sequence GTGGCGGGCGGTTCGGACTCGGCCGGCACTCCCTGGGAGGGCCGGCACTTCGAGCCGAACGACAGCGCCGAGGATGACGGTTCGGCTCCCGAGCGTCTCATCGAAGCGCTCCGCCGGTTCCGCAGCCGGGAGCTCGGCGAACCCGAGGTGATCGAGGCGATACGCGAGTCGCGCTTCCTCATCCCGCTGCTCGCAACACTCGGAGAGTCGGAAGTGGGCGAGCACGGCCACCTCGTCGACAAGACGCAGGAGCTGTCGATCGTCACCGTCACGGCCCCCGACGGGCGCAAGATCCTGCCGGTGTTCACTTCCGTGACCTCGATGGGGGAGTGGAACCCGGTCGCCCGGCCGGTTCCGGCGAACGCGGTGCGCATCGCCCTTGCGGCGGCGAGCGAGCAGACCGATCTCGTGGTCATCGACCCGACCTCCGACACGGAGTACGTCATCCGCCGCCCCGCACTGTGGTCGATTGCGCAGTCCGAGTCGTGGCTGCCGAGCTATGCCGACGAGGCGGTGCTCGACGCCTTCGCCGCGGGGGCCGAGGGCGAGGCCGCAGTGCAGTCGATCGGTCTCGCCGCTGGTGATCCGGATGCCCGGCTCGCCGGCCCCGAACTCGTTGTTCTCCTGACCCTTGCCAACGGCCTTGCTCGCGAGGACCTGGCCGCCCTGCTCGCCCGGATGCAGGAGCGATGGTCGGCGAGCGAGATCATCGCCACCCGCGTCGATTCGCTGCGAGTGCAGCTCGTCGCGTCGAGCTAG
- a CDS encoding alpha/beta hydrolase family esterase: protein MLPDRARGFRTPSALLGALAVVALLVAGCAPVSTPDASAPVIAAAAATGAAVTNTITVGGIERSYLLRTPVRATDDAMPLLIVIHGAGGNAARAETATALTALSDADGFIVAYPNGTQAANIPGELSWNAGVCCGRPVVEQIDDVAFIAAAIADIESKEPVDPTRIFVTGFSNGGMLAHRLACELPGRIAGIAVVAGALNVPECAAEGVTSVLMIHGTGDLTVPFQGGATNQRTAKRFGTWTNSPLSSAVAFWVGQDGCGNSTTKVAGGLTHVSFTTCTDGAKVDVVTIKDGGHIWPVEAKSGMDASTFITEYFGLGAPVATLAQ, encoded by the coding sequence ATGCTTCCGGACCGTGCCCGAGGGTTCCGCACCCCCTCCGCGCTGCTCGGCGCGCTCGCGGTCGTCGCCCTGCTGGTCGCCGGTTGCGCTCCGGTATCAACTCCGGATGCCTCCGCTCCCGTGATCGCCGCGGCCGCCGCCACCGGGGCCGCCGTCACGAACACGATCACCGTGGGCGGCATTGAACGCAGTTACCTGCTGCGCACTCCCGTGCGCGCGACCGACGATGCGATGCCGCTGCTCATCGTGATCCACGGCGCCGGTGGCAACGCCGCGCGCGCGGAGACCGCGACGGCGCTGACCGCACTCTCCGACGCTGACGGCTTCATCGTCGCCTACCCGAACGGCACTCAGGCTGCGAATATCCCGGGCGAGCTGTCCTGGAACGCGGGAGTCTGCTGCGGCCGACCCGTGGTCGAGCAGATCGACGACGTCGCCTTCATCGCCGCCGCGATCGCCGACATCGAGTCGAAGGAGCCCGTCGACCCGACCCGCATCTTCGTGACCGGCTTCTCCAACGGGGGCATGCTCGCGCACCGGCTCGCGTGTGAGCTTCCGGGCCGGATCGCGGGCATCGCGGTCGTCGCCGGGGCGCTCAACGTGCCCGAATGCGCGGCGGAGGGCGTGACATCCGTGCTCATGATTCATGGAACCGGCGACCTGACCGTGCCGTTCCAGGGCGGCGCGACCAACCAGCGCACCGCGAAGCGCTTCGGCACCTGGACGAACTCGCCGCTTTCCTCGGCCGTCGCATTCTGGGTCGGCCAGGACGGCTGCGGCAATTCCACCACCAAGGTCGCGGGGGGCCTCACCCACGTGAGCTTCACCACCTGCACCGATGGCGCGAAGGTCGATGTCGTGACGATCAAGGACGGCGGCCACATCTGGCCGGTCGAGGCGAAGAGCGGCATGGACGCCTCCACGTTCATCACCGAGTATTTCGGACTCGGCGCCCCGGTCGCGACGCTTGCCCAGTAA
- a CDS encoding DUF1844 domain-containing protein, protein MAQDSFVEEDTRDISEVPAVEVIQTVSVHLMTAAAVKLGLADDPNAADQIDLDEARTLIEALAGLVTASASKIGDHHALALRDGLRTLQLAFRETSSIPDAVGKGPGEKFTGPVN, encoded by the coding sequence ATGGCTCAAGACAGCTTCGTCGAAGAAGACACCCGCGACATCTCCGAGGTTCCGGCCGTCGAGGTCATCCAGACGGTCTCCGTGCACCTCATGACGGCCGCGGCGGTCAAGCTCGGCCTCGCCGACGACCCGAACGCCGCCGACCAGATCGACCTCGACGAGGCGCGCACCCTGATCGAAGCCCTCGCGGGGCTCGTCACGGCAAGCGCATCGAAGATCGGCGACCACCACGCGCTCGCCCTGCGCGACGGGCTGCGCACGCTGCAGCTCGCGTTCCGCGAGACGTCATCCATCCCCGATGCCGTCGGCAAGGGACCCGGCGAGAAGTTCACCGGTCCCGTCAACTAG
- the infC gene encoding translation initiation factor IF-3 has product MRVPEVRLVGPAGEQVGVVSIDVALRLAQEADLDLVEVAPTSKPPVAKIMDYGKFKYEEAQKAKEARRNQANTILKEVRFRLKIDVHDYETKRKRAEGFLAAGDKVKAMILFRGREQSRPDQGVRLLQRFAEDVAEFGSVESTPMIDGRNMVMVIGPHKTKAAAKAEADARRAASKPARGEGKEDVDPDAKEEAPKAAAKETPAEPVNTTPLVEDTFVVVPRSERAPARTAPPTQRTSASARSTESRSTESRSAAPSTSSAPSASAAPSAAAAPAAAAPKAAPKSAPAPRSVAPKVATPAPIVAKPANAAAMAKMAAAKPAPKKD; this is encoded by the coding sequence ATCCGTGTCCCTGAAGTCCGCCTCGTCGGACCCGCTGGAGAACAGGTGGGTGTCGTTTCCATCGACGTTGCACTTCGTCTCGCCCAGGAAGCTGACCTGGACCTGGTTGAGGTTGCTCCTACCTCCAAGCCGCCGGTCGCGAAGATCATGGACTACGGCAAGTTCAAGTACGAAGAGGCCCAGAAGGCTAAAGAAGCACGCCGCAACCAGGCGAACACCATCCTCAAGGAGGTGCGTTTCCGCCTGAAGATCGACGTGCACGACTATGAGACCAAGCGCAAGCGCGCCGAGGGCTTCCTCGCCGCCGGCGACAAGGTGAAGGCCATGATCCTGTTCCGCGGCCGCGAGCAGTCGCGCCCCGACCAGGGTGTGCGTCTCCTGCAGCGTTTCGCTGAGGATGTCGCCGAGTTCGGCTCCGTCGAGTCGACGCCGATGATCGACGGTCGCAACATGGTTATGGTGATCGGCCCGCACAAGACGAAGGCAGCGGCGAAGGCCGAAGCCGACGCGCGTCGTGCGGCCAGCAAGCCCGCTCGCGGCGAAGGCAAGGAAGACGTCGATCCCGACGCCAAGGAAGAGGCCCCCAAGGCCGCTGCCAAGGAGACTCCGGCCGAGCCCGTGAACACCACGCCGCTTGTCGAGGACACTTTCGTCGTCGTTCCGCGCTCTGAGCGTGCTCCGGCCCGTACGGCTCCTCCGACCCAGCGCACCTCGGCTTCGGCCCGGTCCACTGAGTCGCGGTCCACTGAGTCGCGTTCAGCTGCACCGAGCACTTCGTCCGCGCCGAGCGCGTCCGCGGCACCCAGTGCAGCAGCTGCTCCCGCCGCCGCTGCTCCCAAGGCAGCTCCCAAGTCCGCGCCGGCCCCCAGGTCCGTCGCTCCGAAGGTGGCCACACCGGCCCCCATCGTCGCAAAGCCCGCGAACGCTGCAGCAATGGCCAAGATGGCCGCCGCAAAGCCCGCGCCCAAGAAAGACTGA
- the rpmI gene encoding 50S ribosomal protein L35, with product MPKQKTHSGAKKRFKITGSGKVKKQQAGLRHNLEVKSGKKKRALGMDSILSPADAKGIKKLLGK from the coding sequence ATGCCTAAGCAGAAGACCCACTCGGGCGCCAAGAAGCGCTTCAAGATCACCGGTAGCGGCAAGGTCAAGAAGCAGCAGGCCGGCCTCCGTCACAACCTTGAAGTCAAGTCGGGCAAGAAGAAGCGCGCCCTCGGCATGGACTCCATCCTCAGCCCCGCAGATGCCAAGGGCATCAAGAAGCTTCTCGGCAAGTAG
- the rplT gene encoding 50S ribosomal protein L20, with amino-acid sequence MARVKRAVNAHKKRRVILERAKGYRGQRSRLYRKAKEQVTHSLVYAYRDRRARKGDFRRLWIQRINAASRANGLTYNRLIQGLNLAGIQVDRRILADLAITEPATFAAIVATAKAALPADVNAKVSA; translated from the coding sequence ATGGCAAGAGTAAAAAGGGCAGTAAACGCTCACAAGAAGCGTCGCGTCATCCTCGAGCGCGCCAAGGGTTACCGCGGCCAGCGTTCGCGCCTGTACCGCAAGGCCAAGGAGCAGGTCACTCACTCCCTCGTCTACGCGTACCGTGACCGACGCGCCCGCAAGGGTGACTTCCGTCGCCTGTGGATCCAGCGCATCAACGCCGCGTCGCGCGCCAACGGCCTGACCTACAACCGCCTCATCCAGGGACTCAACCTGGCCGGCATCCAGGTCGACCGTCGCATCCTCGCCGACCTCGCGATCACCGAGCCGGCCACGTTCGCCGCGATCGTCGCAACGGCCAAGGCAGCACTGCCCGCCGATGTGAACGCCAAGGTCAGCGCGTAA